The Methanoculleus thermophilus genome includes a window with the following:
- a CDS encoding 50S ribosomal protein L32e translates to MDETRRLIRVRTRHNKPSFKRQGLWQKAKLEDVWRRPRGLHSKQRRQIKAKGALPRPGYGSPAAVRGMHPSGYEEVRVFTPAELAGLNPETQAVRIGGSVGNRKRGEIQKRAMELGLKVLNAKDLTRAVEEPAKTEEEVSENE, encoded by the coding sequence ATGGATGAGACAAGAAGATTGATCCGCGTCCGTACCCGGCACAACAAGCCCTCCTTTAAGAGGCAGGGGCTTTGGCAAAAAGCAAAACTGGAAGATGTCTGGCGGCGCCCGCGTGGTCTGCACAGCAAGCAGAGACGCCAGATCAAGGCAAAGGGCGCTCTGCCGAGACCTGGGTATGGCAGCCCCGCTGCGGTCCGCGGCATGCACCCGAGCGGCTATGAAGAAGTGCGGGTTTTTACGCCTGCAGAACTTGCCGGGCTGAATCCGGAGACTCAGGCTGTCCGGATCGGCGGATCTGTGGGTAACAGGAAGCGTGGAGAGATTCAGAAGCGGGCCATGGAACTGGGGCTCAAAGTTCTGAACGCAAAGGACCTCACCCGTGCTGTCGAAGAACCCGCTAAGACCGAAGAAGAGGTGAGCGAGAATGAGTGA
- a CDS encoding 50S ribosomal protein L19e: protein MSDLASQKRIAAAILKCGVNRVWFDPERQADIEAAISRNDLRELIAEGAIRAHPVKGNSRGRTRARMAKRSYGHQKGPGRRKGAAGARNPKKQAWMRKIRAQRRVLRQMRDEGRIERSLYRVMYRRASGGQFRSVSYLEAQIEAMAGRMR, encoded by the coding sequence ATGAGTGATCTCGCAAGCCAGAAGCGCATAGCGGCAGCCATCCTAAAGTGCGGTGTCAATCGTGTCTGGTTCGATCCTGAGCGCCAGGCCGATATTGAGGCTGCTATCTCCCGAAACGACCTTCGCGAGCTCATTGCGGAGGGTGCGATCCGGGCACACCCCGTGAAGGGAAACAGCCGGGGCAGGACCCGTGCACGGATGGCAAAGCGTTCCTACGGTCACCAGAAAGGACCCGGACGGAGAAAGGGTGCCGCTGGCGCTCGAAATCCCAAGAAACAGGCATGGATGCGCAAGATCCGTGCACAGCGCCGTGTTCTGCGCCAGATGCGCGACGAAGGCAGAATCGAACGGAGTCTCTATCGCGTGATGTATCGGCGGGCTTCCGGAGGACAGTTCCGGAGTGTGTCGTACCTTGAGGCTCAGATTGAGGCGATGGCAGGGAGGATGAGATAA
- a CDS encoding 50S ribosomal protein L6, which yields MGVTRRVEIPPGVDVALEGTMLKVSGPKGTLARNMRFPQIDVTVDDREVVVSTTSDKKRFLAMCGTFEALIKSMIRGVTEGYEYRMKVVYSHFPIQLKLQGDRLEINNFLGEKQPRIAKIVEGVTVRLGSDEVILTGIDKEKVGNTAANIEHATKITKRDPRVFQDGIYITERA from the coding sequence ATGGGAGTTACACGACGGGTTGAGATCCCTCCTGGTGTGGATGTTGCACTCGAAGGCACCATGCTCAAGGTATCGGGACCGAAGGGCACGTTGGCACGGAACATGCGTTTCCCGCAGATCGATGTCACGGTTGACGACAGAGAGGTTGTCGTCTCCACGACGTCTGACAAGAAGCGGTTCCTTGCAATGTGCGGCACGTTTGAGGCCCTGATAAAGAGCATGATCCGGGGGGTCACTGAAGGCTACGAGTATCGTATGAAAGTGGTCTACAGCCACTTCCCGATCCAGCTGAAACTGCAGGGCGATCGTCTTGAGATCAACAACTTCCTTGGCGAGAAGCAGCCCCGGATAGCAAAGATCGTTGAAGGCGTTACTGTCCGGCTTGGGAGCGACGAGGTGATTCTCACCGGTATCGATAAAGAGAAGGTGGGCAACACGGCCGCAAACATCGAACACGCGACCAAGATCACCAAGCGGGACCCCAGGGTGTTCCAGGACGGCATTTACATCACCGAGAGGGCGTGA
- a CDS encoding 50S ribosomal protein L5: MSAMKDIYIDKVVVHMGVGESGERLVKAEDIMKQITGQKPVRTIAKRTQPAFGIRKGAPIGCKVTLRRENAEKFIQTALEIIDRRLAPSQFDQTGNVSFGIEEHTDFPGMVYDPMVGIYGMDINIVLEYKGVRVARRSVGRRKLPVRQKVNKEEAIAFMREHYQVEV; this comes from the coding sequence ATGAGTGCAATGAAGGATATCTACATTGACAAAGTCGTTGTGCACATGGGCGTTGGTGAGAGCGGTGAGCGTCTGGTCAAGGCCGAGGATATTATGAAGCAGATCACCGGCCAGAAGCCAGTTCGAACCATCGCAAAGCGGACTCAGCCGGCGTTCGGCATCCGGAAGGGCGCACCCATCGGGTGCAAGGTCACCCTGCGCCGGGAGAATGCCGAGAAGTTCATCCAGACCGCGCTTGAGATCATCGATCGGCGGCTCGCGCCCTCGCAGTTTGACCAGACCGGCAACGTCTCCTTCGGTATCGAGGAGCACACCGATTTCCCGGGAATGGTGTACGATCCGATGGTCGGCATCTACGGCATGGACATCAACATTGTGCTCGAGTATAAGGGCGTGCGAGTTGCGCGTCGGAGCGTCGGGCGCAGGAAACTGCCGGTGAGGCAGAAAGTGAATAAAGAGGAAGCCATCGCGTTCATGCGTGAGCACTATCAGGTGGAGGTGTAA
- a CDS encoding 30S ribosomal protein S14 yields the protein MAEESGAPSVSENKRKFGRGANECRICGRKQGLVRKYGIYFCRQCFREWASKMGFKKMN from the coding sequence ATGGCAGAAGAATCAGGGGCCCCTTCGGTAAGCGAGAATAAGAGGAAGTTCGGCCGTGGGGCAAACGAATGCCGCATCTGCGGTCGGAAACAGGGGCTTGTACGTAAGTACGGCATCTACTTCTGCCGCCAGTGCTTCCGCGAGTGGGCGAGCAAGATGGGCTTTAAGAAGATGAACTAG
- a CDS encoding 30S ribosomal protein S8, which yields MARLNPIADAMSAIKNASDAGKSEVIVEPASKLLGSMLRVMQENGFIGGFEFIDDGRGGQFRVQLTGMINKCGAISPRFAVAMADMEYWESQYLPAKNFGILIVSTSKGVISHAEARGQGIGGQLLGFVY from the coding sequence ATGGCACGACTGAATCCAATCGCTGACGCGATGAGCGCAATCAAGAATGCCAGCGATGCTGGGAAGAGTGAGGTAATTGTCGAACCCGCCAGCAAACTCCTCGGCTCAATGCTCCGCGTTATGCAGGAAAACGGCTTTATCGGCGGCTTCGAGTTCATTGACGACGGCCGCGGCGGCCAGTTCCGGGTCCAGCTTACCGGAATGATCAATAAGTGTGGCGCCATCTCCCCCCGGTTCGCGGTGGCGATGGCTGATATGGAATACTGGGAGTCGCAGTATCTCCCTGCAAAGAACTTCGGTATCCTGATTGTCTCAACCTCAAAAGGAGTCATCTCCCATGCGGAGGCTCGCGGCCAGGGTATCGGCGGGCAGTTGCTGGGATTCGTCTACTGA